A window of the Lagopus muta isolate bLagMut1 chromosome 1, bLagMut1 primary, whole genome shotgun sequence genome harbors these coding sequences:
- the ING1 gene encoding inhibitor of growth protein 1 isoform X1: MKMLSPANGEQLHLVNYVEDYLDSIESLPFDLQRNVSLMREIDAKYQEILKDLDDYYEKFKRENDAVQKRRMLHCIQRALIRSQELGDEKIQIVSQMVELVENRSRQVDSHVELFETCQETNDTTGNSGKASQDKSKNETIAQSEKPNNKRSRRQRNNENRENASNNHDHDDITSGTPKEKKAKTSKKKKRSKAKAEREASPPDLPIDPNEPTYCLCNQVSYGEMIGCDNDECPIEWFHFSCVGLNHKPKGKWYCPKCRGENEKTMDKALEKSKKERAYNR, encoded by the exons ATGAAAATGTTGAGTCCTGCAAACGGAGAGCAGCTGCACCTCGTGAACTACGTGGAGGATTATCTGGACTCCATCGAGTCTCTGCCCTTcgatctgcagagaaatgtcTCCTTGATGAGGGAAATCGACGCCAAATACCAAG agattCTGAAGGACTTGGATGACTACTATGAAAAGTTCAAACGAGAGAATGACGctgtgcagaagagaagaatgctGCACTGCATTCAGAGGGCATTGATTCGGAGTCAGGAGCTGGGAGATGAGAAGATCCAAATCGTCAGTCAAATGGTAGAGCTGGTCGAGAACAGATCCAGGCAAGTGGACAGCCATGTGGAACTGTTTGAGACTTGCCAAGAGACTAATGACACCACTGGAAACAGTGGGAAAGCCAGCCAGGATAAGTCAAAGAATGAGACAATCGCTCAATCTGAGAAGCCCAACAACAAGAGGTCAAGGAGGCAAAGAAATAATGAGAATCGAGAAAATGCTTCAAATAATCATGACCACGATGACATCACTTCAGGAACtccaaaggagaagaaagcaaaaacgTCCAAGAAGAAGAAACGATCCAAGGCTAAAGCGGAGCGGGAAGCTTCTCCCCCAGACCTTCCCATTGATCCTAACGAGCCAACATACTGCTTATGCAACCAAGTCTCTTATGGAGAAATGATAGGATGCGATAATGATGAGTGCCCCATTGAGTGGTTTCACTTTTCGTGTGTGGGACTCAATCACAAACCGAAGGGCAAGTGGTACTGCCCCAAATGtagaggagaaaatgagaaaactatGGACAAGGCGTTGGAGAAATCGAAAAAAGAAAGGGCCTACAACAGGTAG
- the ING1 gene encoding inhibitor of growth protein 1 isoform X2 has protein sequence MLHCIQRALIRSQELGDEKIQIVSQMVELVENRSRQVDSHVELFETCQETNDTTGNSGKASQDKSKNETIAQSEKPNNKRSRRQRNNENRENASNNHDHDDITSGTPKEKKAKTSKKKKRSKAKAEREASPPDLPIDPNEPTYCLCNQVSYGEMIGCDNDECPIEWFHFSCVGLNHKPKGKWYCPKCRGENEKTMDKALEKSKKERAYNR, from the coding sequence atgctGCACTGCATTCAGAGGGCATTGATTCGGAGTCAGGAGCTGGGAGATGAGAAGATCCAAATCGTCAGTCAAATGGTAGAGCTGGTCGAGAACAGATCCAGGCAAGTGGACAGCCATGTGGAACTGTTTGAGACTTGCCAAGAGACTAATGACACCACTGGAAACAGTGGGAAAGCCAGCCAGGATAAGTCAAAGAATGAGACAATCGCTCAATCTGAGAAGCCCAACAACAAGAGGTCAAGGAGGCAAAGAAATAATGAGAATCGAGAAAATGCTTCAAATAATCATGACCACGATGACATCACTTCAGGAACtccaaaggagaagaaagcaaaaacgTCCAAGAAGAAGAAACGATCCAAGGCTAAAGCGGAGCGGGAAGCTTCTCCCCCAGACCTTCCCATTGATCCTAACGAGCCAACATACTGCTTATGCAACCAAGTCTCTTATGGAGAAATGATAGGATGCGATAATGATGAGTGCCCCATTGAGTGGTTTCACTTTTCGTGTGTGGGACTCAATCACAAACCGAAGGGCAAGTGGTACTGCCCCAAATGtagaggagaaaatgagaaaactatGGACAAGGCGTTGGAGAAATCGAAAAAAGAAAGGGCCTACAACAGGTAG